The sequence GGTAGGGACGTGAGACCTCTCGCGCCGCGAACCAGGGCTCCAGGATTCGAGCCAGTTCGCGGTGCGCGGGTAGCACGCGCCCTTCATTCATATCGCCCGCGTCAGGCTCAGGCCCCAGGGTGACGACGGCGCGGTCCGCTCCAAGCGCCTGCACGGAAGTCCCCGGTGTCTGGAGGCGTGCCGTCAGCGCGGAAGTGCCTCCCAGCGCCTCAAGCACCGGCGGTCCCAGGAAGTTCATCCAGTGGACGCCCTGGACCTTCTCTCCCACCGAGTATGCGTTGTTGTGTTCATCCGGCACATCCATGCCGGGATAACGGAGGCCGAGCTGAAACATGTGCCGCATGAGATCTTTTATGCCCAGCCAGGCATGGAATGACGGCCCTGCATGCCCGGAGTTGAGGGGCAGCAGTTTTGCCAATGCAAGGGCAAGTTCTCGAAACGAACCGCTGCCCTGGGATTGGAGGAACTGGGCGGGAAGCCAGAAGGAAGCCGCACAGGTGTGTAGGCCCGGTGCGCGGCGGCTCTCCGGTGAATCCAGGTCGACGCCCCGGTAAAGGAACTGAAAATCGACGAGGCTTCCGTAGCTGTCCCGCAGTTGGACGCGCGGGGCTGGATGTCTCATCAGTTCCTGATGGGTTGATTCGAGTGCTGCGTCATCCAGTTCCTGCCATTCACCTTCCACATCTGGGTACCAGGTCAGCGCCTGTCGACCGACAGCTTGGATGTAGGTCGTCAGTGCTTGTGAGATCAGAGGGGCCAGTTCCCGATGCGAGCGTCGCATGTAGAAGCAGATGCTGAGGCCCGCCTTCATGATGACGGAGCCGTGCGCGGCGACCATTTCGACAGAGGGCAGGTTCCAGGACATCAGTAGACTCCCACGATGGGCGAGACGCGGAATGCATCGACGCCCAATGCCTCTTCATACATTTCACCCTGGAGCCTGCCCTTCCAGGGATGCCCTTCGGGGTACATTCGCCAGATACCTTCCTTGCCAATAGGGCAGGGGAACTTGAAGTCGTAGCTCGCTTCAGCGCGAAGCGGGTCTCCAGAATGGATGACAATGTCGGGCACAATCGTCCCGCGGAGCCGTCCTGTTCGACCCGCGCGGATCAGCGCCTGCTCTTCTCCAGGAGAGATCAGTTCCAGGGTCTTCGTATCCCGGCCGTATCGGTAACGCTGTTCCAGGCTGAACCCACCGGGACGCTCGACGGAGAGACGCGCCTGGACGCACCGAAGGGCCACCGTGTGCTTCTCCTGCCCCAGTTGCATGGCCCGGGTGATGGGTTGGCCGGATGCATCCGTTCCGACCTGCTCCTGGCACTGCTTCGCCGTCGGTGTCTTTCCGTTGAACATCCGCAGGTTCACGTCCAGGTCCGCCTCGGTCGCGCAAGACGTCAGCAGCTCCCTCAGGCGTGCCTCAGCCGCCGCATCCATGGCCTTCAGTGCCCCTGCCACGGACGCACCGGCCTGTGCCGTGGATCGCACCCCAGCGGACACAGCCATGTCCGCGCAGTAGGCAGGGTTGTTCCGGCACGCGTTCGTGCCTGAATCGAAGGTCTGCTGGTACTCCCGTCGCGTCTATGCGCCGCCCGCGGACTGACACCCGCAGAGCAGCAACCAGCCCAGCAGGGCCGCCGTGTGACGAATCCGCATGGCCACCGAGCGTGCCAGAATCCCCTCAGCCCCGTCCCTCATGCCGGGTAGGGTGCGGCTCCACACGATGACCTCCGACCTCACGCCCGAATCCCTGCGCTGCGTCCGCGCCGACTCGCGCGAGCCCGAGGGCTACCGGGCCGCCCTCGGCGACACCCGCGCGTCCCTGCTCCACACGGATCCGCCCTATTGCCTGCTCACCCGGCGGCGCAAGGGCGGCGACCTGCGCGACCCCCGCGCGAACAAGAAGATCGACCGCAACCCCATCGTCCGCTTCGAGTCCGTGCGCGACTACCGCGTCTTCTCCGAGGCCTGGCTCACCCGCGCCACCGCGCACCTCACCGCCGACGCGCCCCTCATCATCTGGACGAACCTGCTGGGCAAGGAGCCCATCCTCTCCGCCGCGCGCGACCTGGGCTACACCCACCTGCGCGGCGAGTACGTCTGGGGCAAGCGCACCACCGACAAGAACGCCAACGAGCAGCTCCTGCGCGTCTACGAGGTCGCCCTCGTCATCGCCCGCACGCCCGCGCCGCCGCTCGCGCCCGGGGACGCCCCCACCGTGTGGGCCGTCGTCGGCGGCTACGACGATGACGCGGAGGCCGTGCAGTGGGGCGGCCACCCGCACCACAAGCCCTTCTCCGTGCTGGAGCCCCTGGTCCGCACCTGGAGCCGCCCCGGCGACACCGTGCTGGATCCGTTCGCCGGCAGCGGCTCCATGCCCTCCGCCGCCCTGCGCCTGGGCCGCCGCCCCGCCTGCATGGAGGTCGAACCCGAGTGGGCCGAGCGCGTCACCCACCGCCTGCGCGAAACCGCCCGTCAGCTCGCCAGCGCCCGGTAGAAGCGCGTCTCGCTCCACGTGGGCACGTCCGTGGGACGGTGGCCCCACCAGTTCATCACCAGCGTGCGCCGCTCGCGCGAAGGCCCCGGCAGCTTCCCCTCCGGGACCTGGTTGTTCGCGTCCAGCACCCCGTGCGTCAGCGTCCCGTCGAACACCACCAGCCGGTTGGGACGCGGCGCCACCAGCGTCAACTCCTCCAGCCGGTCCGGCGCGAGCGACGGGTTGTCCTCCGACGGCAGCTCCCGCGTCACCGCCAGCGCGCCGCCCCGCACCCGGTTGAGGAACAACACCGACGAGCGCACCGGATGCACCAGCTTCCCCGTCGCCAACGCCAGCCGCTCATCCCGGTCCTGGTGGAAGTCCACCCGCACGTCCGTGGCCTTCATCCGCGACAGCCACCACTCCACGCCGGCAATCTTCCACCCCTTCGTCACCCGGGGCCGCAGCGCGTGGATGACCTCCTCCACCACGTTCTCTGGATGCCCGAAGGCGTACCAGAACGTCGTCTGGTACGTGTGACGCAGCCGCTCTCCCTTCAAGTCCCCCACGCGGCGCGACAGCCGGCGGAAGAGGGGGAGGGGCAGGGCGGGCTCGGTGAGCTGGACGAGGGATTCCACGATGGGGCGGAAGCTTTCCCCCGAACGCGAGGTGGGCGCCACCCTCTTTCACCGGTAGGCTTCGCCCCCTCATGAAGCCCCATCAGAAGATGCTCCTTGGCATTTCCGTCGGCGCGGTGGCCGGGCTCGTCTGCAACGCCGTGTTCGGGAGCGCGGGCTGGCTCACCTGGACCGTCGAGCACGTCACCAACCCCGTGGGGCAGATCTTCATCCGCCTGCTCCTGATGCTCGTCGTGCCGCTCCTGTTCTCCGCGCTCGTCGTCGGCGTGGCGGAGCTGGACCTGAAGCAGGTGGGACGGCTGGGCGCCCGCACGCTGGGCTACACCGTCGTCTTCTCCGTCATCTCCGTGCTCATCGGCCTGTTGCTCGTCAACACGCTGCGCCCCGGAGACGGCCTGAGCGACGAGGCCCGGGCCCTGGCCCGCACGGGCACGACCATCAAGCCCGCGCCGCCCCCCGGGGACACGTCCGCGGGCGCGCTGTTCATGTCCATGGTGCCCACCAACCCGCTGAAGGCCGCGGCGGACGGGGACATGATTGGCCTCATCGTCTTCTCGCTCATCTTCGGCCTGGGCCTGGCGCTCACGCCGGGCGAGCCCGCGCAGCGGCTCAAGGACGTCGTCCAGGGGCTCTACGACGTGATGATGAAGCTCATCGACGGCGTGCTCCAGCTGGCGCCCGTGGGCGTGGGCGCGCTGCTGTTCTCCATGACGGCGCGGCTGGGCTTCCACATCCTGGGTCAGCTGGCGTCGTACGTGGGCGTGGTGCTGCTGGCGTTGAGCATCCACATGTTCGTCATGTACTCGCTGTCCGTGCGCTTTCTGGGCGGGCGCAACCCGGTGGAGTTCTTCCGCTCCTGCCGGCTGGCCATCGTCACCGCGTTCTCCACGTCCTCCTCCAGCGCCACGCTGCCCACCGCGCTCAAGGTCGCGGAGGAGAACCTCAAGCTGCCGCGCAACGTGTCGCGCTTCGTGCTCACCGCCGGCTCCGCGATGAACCAGAACGGCACCGCGCTCTTCGAGGGCGTCACCGTCCTCTTCCTCGCGCAGGTGTACGGCGTCCAGCTGGGCCTGGGGCAGCAGGCGACCATCATGTTCATCTGCGTGCTGGCGGGCATTGGCACCG is a genomic window of Corallococcus macrosporus containing:
- a CDS encoding type VI immunity family protein, which encodes MSWNLPSVEMVAAHGSVIMKAGLSICFYMRRSHRELAPLISQALTTYIQAVGRQALTWYPDVEGEWQELDDAALESTHQELMRHPAPRVQLRDSYGSLVDFQFLYRGVDLDSPESRRAPGLHTCAASFWLPAQFLQSQGSGSFRELALALAKLLPLNSGHAGPSFHAWLGIKDLMRHMFQLGLRYPGMDVPDEHNNAYSVGEKVQGVHWMNFLGPPVLEALGGTSALTARLQTPGTSVQALGADRAVVTLGPEPDAGDMNEGRVLPAHRELARILEPWFAAREVSRPYRDNDALRRWERRFLD
- a CDS encoding DNA-methyltransferase, encoding MTSDLTPESLRCVRADSREPEGYRAALGDTRASLLHTDPPYCLLTRRRKGGDLRDPRANKKIDRNPIVRFESVRDYRVFSEAWLTRATAHLTADAPLIIWTNLLGKEPILSAARDLGYTHLRGEYVWGKRTTDKNANEQLLRVYEVALVIARTPAPPLAPGDAPTVWAVVGGYDDDAEAVQWGGHPHHKPFSVLEPLVRTWSRPGDTVLDPFAGSGSMPSAALRLGRRPACMEVEPEWAERVTHRLRETARQLASAR
- a CDS encoding dicarboxylate/amino acid:cation symporter, producing the protein MKPHQKMLLGISVGAVAGLVCNAVFGSAGWLTWTVEHVTNPVGQIFIRLLLMLVVPLLFSALVVGVAELDLKQVGRLGARTLGYTVVFSVISVLIGLLLVNTLRPGDGLSDEARALARTGTTIKPAPPPGDTSAGALFMSMVPTNPLKAAADGDMIGLIVFSLIFGLGLALTPGEPAQRLKDVVQGLYDVMMKLIDGVLQLAPVGVGALLFSMTARLGFHILGQLASYVGVVLLALSIHMFVMYSLSVRFLGGRNPVEFFRSCRLAIVTAFSTSSSSATLPTALKVAEENLKLPRNVSRFVLTAGSAMNQNGTALFEGVTVLFLAQVYGVQLGLGQQATIMFICVLAGIGTAGVPAGSIPVIAMILGMFNIPVEGLGLILGVDRFLDMCRTVLNVTGDLAAAVYVSRGEPPDRPVGEEAAESPAA